Within Nitrospinota bacterium, the genomic segment ATGATACATAAGGTACATTTCCTTCACGCCGACAGCCGGGAAATCAAAAGGCTTATGAACGGACAATGCCGGGATGCTTTTCCAGATGCCGTCCTCGTAGTATCGTCCGTCCGCTGTTACTTCCCGGATATTGATCTCGGGATTAAAATTAGTCGCGAAGTGCTGGCCGTGATCTCCGCCGTTCGCGTCGACAATATCCACCTCGTCAATTTCGTCGAAATAATTCTTTTTCGCGTGCGCGATATAGATGTTGGTTACGCCTGGATCGAAACCGCTTCCAAGAAGCGCCATTTTACCTTTTATCTTGAAGCGGTCGTGCATTTCCCACTGCCTTCTATAGCTGAAGTTCGGGTCCTCGGGGCTTTCATAATTGGCGGTGTCCACATAATTCACACCTGTTTCGATACATGCTTCCATTATGGAAAGGTCCTGGTATGGGAGAGCCATGTTTATAACCATCTCCGGCTGGAATTTGCGGATAAGCTGAGACACCAATCGAGGATTGTCGGCGTCCACCTGCGCGGCCTCCAGTGGAGGATAATTCGAAATAGACTGTGCTATAGTTTTTTTCAGCTTTTCCGCTTTTGAAATAGTCCTGTTTGCAAGGATGACCTTGCTGAATGTCTTAGGCAACATGCAGCACTTTTGTGCCGTAACCGAGCCTGCCGCGCCGGTACCGATGATTAAAACGGTTCCCATAATACCTCCGCCAATAATAATGTCGAAAAAGCCCTGTTCATTAAAGGGTATTCTATTCGGCTTGCCTTTTAGCTCCAAATCCTATTTTCAGAAATCATATTTTTTTATCTCCATATCCCCCCTCTTACAAAGCTATGCCCCCCATTCTGATCTCCATTTCAAACCGGACCATTTGGCCCAAAACGGATACTGCGGCAGGACAAAATCGAATATCATTTAGCAATGAGCGAAATGAAAACACCCGACCTGTCGGGAATACCGTCAAAACCGGGTTGTTATTTGATTAAAGACAGGGAGGGGAAGATCCTCTATATCGGGAAGGCGATAAACCTGCGGAGCAGGGTATTATCCTATTTCCGCGAATCAGCGAACCACGCTCCGCGTCTCGCCCTTATGGTCTCCCTGGCGGAGAAGGTAGATTTCACCGTCACCAAGAACGAGGTGGAGGCGCTTATTCTCGAAAACATCCTCATCAAGAAGGAGAAACCGCGCTTCAACATCCTCCTGCGGGACGACAAAACCTACCCCTACCTGAAGGTGACCACGAACGAGAAGTATCCACGGATTTTCATCGTAAGGAG encodes:
- a CDS encoding saccharopine dehydrogenase family protein, translated to MGTVLIIGTGAAGSVTAQKCCMLPKTFSKVILANRTISKAEKLKKTIAQSISNYPPLEAAQVDADNPRLVSQLIRKFQPEMVINMALPYQDLSIMEACIETGVNYVDTANYESPEDPNFSYRRQWEMHDRFKIKGKMALLGSGFDPGVTNIYIAHAKKNYFDEIDEVDIVDANGGDHGQHFATNFNPEINIREVTADGRYYEDGIWKSIPALSVHKPFDFPAVGVKEMYLMYHEELESLTRNLPEIKTLRFWMTFSEKYLTYLRVLENIGMTKIEPVEFEGNKIVPLKFLKALLPEPSSLGISTKGKVCIGCLIKGKKDDKEKTLFVYCVKDHEDCYREVGSQAIAYTTGVPAMIGAKLVMENTWFEKGVYNVEQLDPTPFMNDLNKYGLPWTEKFI